The Streptomyces sp. R28 region ATGGAAGTCCCGCTTCTGCCCCCACCCCGATCGGAGGACCGGACACCCGACGGCGATACTGAACTCATGAAGCTCAGCCGCCCCGTCTCCTGGTTCCTGCTCGCCTTCGGAGTGTGGAGCTGGGTCATCTGGGTCACTTTCGTCAAAAACCTGATCAAGGACAGCAGCGGGCTCGCGTTCGATGACGGTCACCCGACGGCGTACTTCTGGGTGCACCTGCTGCTCGCCGTCGTCTCCTTCGTATTGGGGACGGTCGTCGGGGTCATCGGGTTGCGCGGAGTGCGCGCACTGCGCCGGACGCCATAGGAACTCGGCCAAGTCCCGGGACGTTCACTCAGCACGCAAAGGAAAGGGAACGTCGGCGTGGTCATCGTCTTCGCGCTCGTCGCACTGCTCGTGTTGTCCGCCCTGGTGGCGGGCAACTGGTTCGTGTGGCGCCGCCTCTTCCGCGACACGACCCGCGGCCCCGGGTTCGTGCGCCGCGCGGGCGTGGTGGTGATCGCCGGCGGCTGGGCGCTGACGGTCGGTGCCCTCGTCGCCGAGCGCACGGGCGCGCCCTTCCGGCTCCAGCAGATCCTGGCCTGGCCGGGCTTCCTGTGGCTGGCCCTGTCGATATACCTGCTGCTGGGTGTGGTGGCGGGTGAATTCGTACGACCACTGCTGCGGCGGTGGGTCGAACGGCGGGCGCGCGCCGGGGAAGCCGTGGCGGAGCAGCCGGAGCTCGTGCCGGCGGGAGCGACGGCGGTCACGGCACTCGCCACGACACCCTCCACGGCAACCGCCACCAAGTCGGCCGAGCCCCGGACGCTCCCGCCCGCGCCCGCCCCGGCTCCGGCGGGCGCGACCGGTCCGGCCGCGACGAGCACGACCGACCTGGACTCGGCGCCCACGACCGCCCCGACCTCGGCGCTCAAGACCGACCCGCCCCCGTCGTCCGCGACCGGCCCGACCACTGCCCCCGACCCGGTTCCCGCGAGCCCGTCCCGCCCCCTGGCGACCCCGTCCCGCCGCCTCTTCGTCTCCCGAGTCGTCGCCGGTGCCGCGGCCGCGGCCGCCGTGGGAACGGTCGGCTACGGCACCTACGGCGTGCTGCGCGGCCCGAAGGTGAAGCGGGTCACCGTCCCGCTGGCCAAGCTCCCGCGCGCGGCGCACGGTTACCGGATCGCGGTCGTCAGCGACATCCACCTGGGCCCGGTCCTGGGCCGGGGCTTCGCCCAGAAGGTCGTCGACACGATCAACGGCACCCAGCCCGACCTCATCGCGGTGGTCGGCGACCTGGTGGACGGCAGCGTGAAGGACCTCGGTCCGGCGGCGGCCCCGCTCGCCCAACTCCGGGCGAGACACGGCGCGTTCTTCGTCACCGGCAACCACGAGTACTTCTCGGGCGCCGAGCAGTGGGTCGACGAGGTACGCCGCCTGGGACTGCGCCCGCTGGAGAACGCGCGCACCGAGCTGCCCCACTTCGACCTGGCCGGCGTCAACGACGTCGCGGGCGAGAGCGAGGGCCAGGGCCCCGACTTCGCCAAGGCCCTCGACGACCGGGACAGGGCACGC contains the following coding sequences:
- a CDS encoding SCO4848 family membrane protein; the protein is MKLSRPVSWFLLAFGVWSWVIWVTFVKNLIKDSSGLAFDDGHPTAYFWVHLLLAVVSFVLGTVVGVIGLRGVRALRRTP
- a CDS encoding metallophosphoesterase; the encoded protein is MVIVFALVALLVLSALVAGNWFVWRRLFRDTTRGPGFVRRAGVVVIAGGWALTVGALVAERTGAPFRLQQILAWPGFLWLALSIYLLLGVVAGEFVRPLLRRWVERRARAGEAVAEQPELVPAGATAVTALATTPSTATATKSAEPRTLPPAPAPAPAGATGPAATSTTDLDSAPTTAPTSALKTDPPPSSATGPTTAPDPVPASPSRPLATPSRRLFVSRVVAGAAAAAAVGTVGYGTYGVLRGPKVKRVTVPLAKLPRAAHGYRIAVVSDIHLGPVLGRGFAQKVVDTINGTQPDLIAVVGDLVDGSVKDLGPAAAPLAQLRARHGAFFVTGNHEYFSGAEQWVDEVRRLGLRPLENARTELPHFDLAGVNDVAGESEGQGPDFAKALDDRDRARACVLLAHQPVQIHDAVDHGVDLQLSGHTHGGQLWPGNLVAELANPTLAGLERYGDTQLYVSRGAGAWGPPTRVGAPSDITVIELASRQA